A single window of Ananas comosus cultivar F153 linkage group 17, ASM154086v1, whole genome shotgun sequence DNA harbors:
- the LOC109722857 gene encoding uncharacterized protein LOC109722857 yields the protein MSQQNGARGSKVDLRLNVSPPTRGEASRRMAVDSDSSSNSSPSSCLSSENEQGLRCSGSPEATSMVLAGCPRCLMYVMLSEEDPKCPKCKSPVLLDFLAKKNGKS from the coding sequence ATGAGCCAGCAGAACGGCGCAAGGGGCTCCAAGGTGGACCTCCGGCTGAACGTGTCGCCGCCAACGAGGGGGGAGGCTTCTAGAAGGATGGCGGTCGACAGCGATTCTTCCTCGAACTCTTCCCCGAGCTCGTGCTTGTCCTCGGAGAACGAGCAGGGGCTGAGGTGCTCCGGTAGCCCGGAGGCGACGTCGATGGTGCTTGCGGGGTGCCCGCGGTGCCTCATGTACGTCATGCTATCCGAGGAGGACCCCAAGTGCCCCAAGTGCAAGAGCCCCGTCCTCCTCGACTTCCTCGCCAAGAAGAACGGGAAGAGCTGA
- the LOC109723541 gene encoding TLD domain-containing protein 1 isoform X2, translating to MGNAQSPSTDPRFLTATKAFSQQELEDLRSLFVSLAAQSQSNGKFVSQSVFQAYFGVRGALGERLFQLVAQKRNDEKLTYEDLIISKGTYEKGSRNDIEEFIYQLCDVGGDGDVGRSDLEAVLKSIYETIFSPENDETGAHSQQETLEVFLNAATFSKQIEGRTEKFMSLADFRNWCNLVPSVRKFLGSLLMPPDSGRPSFQVPQLEHPENFSSEQLILRKEYAWHIGGALSQNEAEEWKLLYHSALNGLSFNTFLGNIARGDGPTVLIIKDTEGFIYGGYASQQWERHSDFYGDMKSFLFQLYPQASIFRPTGANNNLQWLR from the exons ATGGGCAACGCTCAGTCGCCTTCTACCGACCCGCGTTTCCTCACCGCCACcaa GGCTTTCTCGCAACAAGAGCTCGAGGATCTGAGATCGCTCTTCGTCTCCCTCGCGGCGCAGTCGCAGAGCAACGGCAAGTTCGTCTCCCAATCCGTGTTTCAG GCGTATTTCGGGGTTCGCGGAGCGCTGGGCGAGAGGTTGTTTCAATTGGTCGCGCAGAAGCGGAACGATGAGAAGCTCACGTACGAGGATCTCATCATCTCCAAA GGTACATATGAGAAGGGGTCGCGAAATGATATTGAGGAGTTTATCTACCAGTTGTGTGATGTGGGAGGGGATGGCGATGTTGGAAG GTCCGATCTAGAGGCTGTTCTAAAATCCATCTATGAAACAATATTTTCTCCCGAAAATGATGAAACTGGCGCACACTCTCAACAGGAAACTTTGGAAGTATTTCTCAATGCGGCAACATTTTCAAAGCAAATTGAAGGAAGAACTGAAAAGTTTATGTCTCTAGCCGATTTTAGAAATTGGTGCAATCTTGTGCCATCTGTGAGGAAGTTCCTAGGAAGTTTGCTGATGCCGCCTGATTCAG GCAGGCCAAGCTTTCAAGTTCCACAGCTTGAGCATCCTGAGAATTTCTCTTCGGAGCAGCTAATTTTGAGAAAAGAATATGCTTGGCATATTGGGGGAGCTCTTTCTCAGAATGAAGCTGAAGAGTGGAAGCTTTTGTACCATAGTGCACTTAATGGCTTAAGTTTCAACACCTTCTTGGGCAACATAGC GAGAGGAGATGGACCAACTGTGTTGATTATCAAAGATACAGAAGGTTTCATATACGGAGGGTATGCATCTCAGCAGTGGGAAAGACACAGCGATTTTTATGGTGATATGAAGTCTTTTCTCTTCCAGCTATATCCTCAAGCATCCATCTTTCGTCCTACAGGAGCAAACAATAACTTACAATGG CTCAGATAG
- the LOC109723541 gene encoding TLD domain-containing protein 1 isoform X1 has product MGNAQSPSTDPRFLTATKAFSQQELEDLRSLFVSLAAQSQSNGKFVSQSVFQAYFGVRGALGERLFQLVAQKRNDEKLTYEDLIISKGTYEKGSRNDIEEFIYQLCDVGGDGDVGRSDLEAVLKSIYETIFSPENDETGAHSQQETLEVFLNAATFSKQIEGRTEKFMSLADFRNWCNLVPSVRKFLGSLLMPPDSGRPSFQVPQLEHPENFSSEQLILRKEYAWHIGGALSQNEAEEWKLLYHSALNGLSFNTFLGNIARGDGPTVLIIKDTEGFIYGGYASQQWERHSDFYGDMKSFLFQLYPQASIFRPTGANNNLQWCAVNFSSDSIPNGIGFGGQPNHFGLFISGNFDQGHTFSCTTFNSPCLSKTSNIRPEVIECWGVQTRGPQSEKLDAVKGTVLERFKEDRNMLKLVGLASSSD; this is encoded by the exons ATGGGCAACGCTCAGTCGCCTTCTACCGACCCGCGTTTCCTCACCGCCACcaa GGCTTTCTCGCAACAAGAGCTCGAGGATCTGAGATCGCTCTTCGTCTCCCTCGCGGCGCAGTCGCAGAGCAACGGCAAGTTCGTCTCCCAATCCGTGTTTCAG GCGTATTTCGGGGTTCGCGGAGCGCTGGGCGAGAGGTTGTTTCAATTGGTCGCGCAGAAGCGGAACGATGAGAAGCTCACGTACGAGGATCTCATCATCTCCAAA GGTACATATGAGAAGGGGTCGCGAAATGATATTGAGGAGTTTATCTACCAGTTGTGTGATGTGGGAGGGGATGGCGATGTTGGAAG GTCCGATCTAGAGGCTGTTCTAAAATCCATCTATGAAACAATATTTTCTCCCGAAAATGATGAAACTGGCGCACACTCTCAACAGGAAACTTTGGAAGTATTTCTCAATGCGGCAACATTTTCAAAGCAAATTGAAGGAAGAACTGAAAAGTTTATGTCTCTAGCCGATTTTAGAAATTGGTGCAATCTTGTGCCATCTGTGAGGAAGTTCCTAGGAAGTTTGCTGATGCCGCCTGATTCAG GCAGGCCAAGCTTTCAAGTTCCACAGCTTGAGCATCCTGAGAATTTCTCTTCGGAGCAGCTAATTTTGAGAAAAGAATATGCTTGGCATATTGGGGGAGCTCTTTCTCAGAATGAAGCTGAAGAGTGGAAGCTTTTGTACCATAGTGCACTTAATGGCTTAAGTTTCAACACCTTCTTGGGCAACATAGC GAGAGGAGATGGACCAACTGTGTTGATTATCAAAGATACAGAAGGTTTCATATACGGAGGGTATGCATCTCAGCAGTGGGAAAGACACAGCGATTTTTATGGTGATATGAAGTCTTTTCTCTTCCAGCTATATCCTCAAGCATCCATCTTTCGTCCTACAGGAGCAAACAATAACTTACAATGG TGTGCTGTAAATTTTAGCTCAGATAGCATTCCCAATGGAATCGGCTTTGGAGGGCAGCCAAATCATTTTGGTCTCTTCATCTCCGGGAATTTTGACCAGGGCCACACCTTTTCATGCACTACATTCAACAGTCCGTGCCTCTCCAAGACAAGCAACATAAGACCAGAAGTAATTGAATGTTGGGGTGTTCAGACAAGGGGCCCACAGAGCGAAAAGCTGGATGCTGTTAAGGGGACAGTCCTCGAGAGGTTTAAGGAGGACCGCAACATGCTGAAGCTGGTTGGCCTTGCAAGTTCCAGTGACTGA